The Mycolicibacterium smegmatis genome has a window encoding:
- a CDS encoding MarR family winged helix-turn-helix transcriptional regulator, with amino-acid sequence MSAPSVENVPVTYETELGADLLAVVARLNRLATQRTRLPLPYAQARLLSTIEDQGEARISDLALLDHCSQPTMTTQVRRLEEAGLVSRTADPGDARAVLIRITEEGRKTLAQARADRAAAINPRLERLSVEDRQTLVDAVEVIRKLLADVAEHPLPEEN; translated from the coding sequence ATGTCAGCGCCAAGCGTCGAGAATGTCCCGGTGACCTACGAAACCGAACTCGGCGCGGATCTGCTGGCAGTCGTCGCCCGCCTCAACCGGCTGGCGACGCAGCGCACGCGGCTCCCGCTGCCGTACGCGCAGGCCCGGCTGTTGTCCACCATCGAGGATCAAGGCGAAGCCCGCATATCGGACCTCGCCCTGCTCGATCACTGTTCACAGCCGACCATGACCACGCAGGTACGCCGCCTGGAAGAAGCCGGGCTGGTGTCGCGGACCGCCGATCCAGGCGATGCCCGCGCGGTGCTCATCCGCATCACCGAAGAGGGACGCAAGACCCTCGCCCAGGCCAGGGCCGATCGCGCCGCCGCGATCAACCCACGATTGGAACGCCTCAGCGTCGAGGATCGCCAGACCCTCGTGGACGCTGTGGAAGTCATCCGCAAACTCCTGGCCGACGTCGCGGAGCACCCCCTGCCCGAAGAAAACTGA
- a CDS encoding MFS transporter — MWRQPKAVWAVAFASVVAFMGIGLVDPILKPIADNLDATPSQVSLLFTSYMAVMGVAMLITGVVSSRIGPKRTLLVGLVIIIAGAGLAGMSDSVMEIVGWRALWGLGNALFIATALATIVNSAKGSVAQAIILYEAALGLGIAVGPLVGGVLGSISWRGPFFGVSALMALALVVTAFLLPETPRPQHATSLADPFRALRHRGLFGVGLTALLYNFGFFTLLAFTPFPLDMTAHQIGLIFFGWGVALAFTSVVVAPRLQHRFGTLPTLLVNLAVMSATLVVMALGTDNKAVLAASVVVAGLWCGINNTLITETVMKAAPVERGVASAAYSFMRFCGAAVAPWLAGVLGEEISVHLPYWVGAAAVAAGAAVLFAVRSHLAGVDAEESELDELTDEATAVTVGND, encoded by the coding sequence ATGTGGCGCCAACCCAAAGCTGTTTGGGCCGTTGCCTTCGCGTCCGTCGTTGCCTTCATGGGCATCGGGCTCGTCGACCCGATCCTCAAACCCATCGCCGACAACCTCGACGCGACACCCTCGCAGGTGTCGCTGTTGTTCACCAGCTACATGGCCGTGATGGGTGTCGCGATGCTGATCACCGGCGTGGTGTCCAGCCGCATCGGACCCAAGCGAACCCTGCTGGTCGGCCTGGTGATCATCATCGCCGGCGCCGGCCTGGCCGGCATGAGCGACAGCGTGATGGAGATCGTGGGCTGGCGCGCGCTGTGGGGGCTGGGCAACGCCCTGTTCATCGCGACCGCGCTCGCGACCATCGTGAACTCCGCGAAAGGTTCTGTCGCACAAGCAATCATTCTCTACGAGGCGGCCCTGGGCCTCGGCATCGCGGTGGGCCCGCTGGTGGGCGGTGTGCTCGGATCGATCTCGTGGCGCGGACCGTTCTTCGGCGTCTCGGCGCTCATGGCGCTCGCGCTCGTCGTCACCGCGTTCCTGCTGCCGGAGACCCCGCGCCCGCAGCACGCCACGAGCCTGGCCGACCCGTTCCGCGCACTGCGTCACCGCGGCCTGTTCGGTGTCGGTCTGACCGCACTGCTGTACAACTTCGGCTTCTTCACGCTGCTGGCGTTCACGCCGTTCCCGCTCGACATGACCGCCCACCAGATCGGGCTGATCTTCTTCGGCTGGGGTGTCGCACTGGCGTTCACGTCAGTGGTGGTCGCGCCGCGTCTGCAGCACCGCTTCGGAACGCTGCCCACGCTGCTGGTGAACCTCGCGGTGATGTCGGCGACGCTCGTGGTGATGGCGCTCGGCACCGACAACAAGGCCGTGCTCGCGGCGTCGGTCGTGGTGGCCGGTCTGTGGTGCGGCATCAACAACACGCTCATCACCGAGACGGTCATGAAGGCCGCGCCCGTCGAGCGCGGTGTGGCGTCGGCCGCCTACAGCTTCATGCGGTTCTGCGGCGCCGCCGTCGCGCCGTGGCTGGCCGGGGTGCTCGGCGAGGAGATCAGCGTGCACCTGCCGTACTGGGTGGGCGCGGCCGCCGTCGCCGCCGGCGCCGCTGTGCTCTTCGCGGTCCGGTCCCACCTTGCCGGTGTCGACGCCGAGGAGAGCGAACTCGACGAACTCACCGACGAGGCGACCGCGGTGACCGTCGGCAACGACTGA
- a CDS encoding VIT1/CCC1 transporter family protein yields the protein MSDPSPRTSPSGLPHDIDHTHSDVSGGWLRAATFGAMDGLVSNTALIAGVAASANAQTVVLSGVAGLLAGAFSMALGEYTSVTTANEQIDSEVKVERRSFRRHPQAERDELVGMLMEMGMSADTAEKATEEIHRDESRALNFHLVQELGVDPREKPSPVIAAVSSFVMFAVGAIIPLIPYLLGFESLWGGLACGGVGLLIAGGVAARFTRKRVSFAALRQLAFGGVAIAATYVVGTLIGTVTT from the coding sequence ATGAGCGATCCATCCCCGCGCACATCGCCGTCGGGACTGCCGCACGACATCGACCACACGCATTCCGACGTGTCGGGCGGGTGGCTGCGCGCGGCGACGTTCGGCGCGATGGACGGTCTGGTGAGCAACACCGCACTCATCGCGGGTGTGGCCGCGAGCGCCAACGCGCAAACCGTCGTGCTCAGCGGTGTGGCGGGCCTGTTGGCCGGCGCGTTCTCGATGGCGCTGGGGGAGTACACCTCGGTCACGACGGCCAACGAGCAGATCGACTCCGAGGTGAAGGTCGAGCGCCGCTCGTTCAGGCGGCATCCGCAGGCCGAACGCGACGAACTCGTCGGGATGCTCATGGAGATGGGCATGAGCGCGGACACCGCCGAGAAGGCCACGGAGGAGATCCACCGCGACGAGTCGCGCGCGCTGAACTTCCATCTGGTGCAGGAGCTCGGCGTCGACCCCCGCGAGAAACCGTCGCCGGTCATCGCGGCCGTGTCGTCGTTCGTGATGTTCGCGGTCGGCGCGATCATCCCGCTGATCCCGTACCTGCTGGGCTTCGAGTCGCTGTGGGGCGGCTTGGCGTGCGGCGGGGTGGGTCTGCTGATCGCCGGCGGGGTGGCGGCACGGTTCACGCGCAAGCGCGTGTCCTTCGCGGCGCTGCGGCAGTTGGCGTTCGGCGGCGTCGCGATCGCCGCGACCTACGTCGTCGGCACCTTGATCGGCACCGTCACCACCTGA
- a CDS encoding acyl-CoA dehydrogenase family protein: MTTTAEHLRNALDGRWRDVKNAMRENLSNEVFRPHYTPNTAIARAKVAEQLKIMAAAGAAEDGFRKEHGGNGNVGAAIAQIEMLAMSDLSLMVKAGVQWGLFGGAIENLGTERHHQAYVRRIIDLDLLGCFAMTETGHGSDVQSIETTATYDPATQEFVIHSPTPTARKDYIGGAAETARVAAVFAQLITPDGMNHGVHCLVVPIRDDEGNDLPGVTTSDCHYKGGLPGVDNGRIVFDHVRVPRENLLNRYADVSPEGVYSSPIENPGRRFFTMLGTLIRGRVTVGGSAAAAARVALDIATRYALQRTQFSAPDDEHEVVIMDYLVHQRRLLPLIAKSYALQFAQNELVAKCHELQTSDDPDPEEQRELEARAAGLKAANTWHASTAIQEAREACGGAGYLAENRLIALRADTDVFTTFEGDNHVLTQLVAKELLTAYADDIKGMSPVEWVRFAANFAGERVLKRTAAQTIIQTILDTRQDNEEEGSLFNRGTQIKMFEDREEYMVASVARRLQGKAKEMSAFDAFNAVQDHVLHAAQAHIDRVILEAFVAGIDACEDEAARELLADVCDLYALSVIEEDKAWFIEHRFLSTERAKAVTRGINERCRTLRPHAETLIDGFGIPEQLRYAAMLDPEELLNG; this comes from the coding sequence ATGACCACCACCGCCGAACATCTGCGCAACGCACTCGACGGGCGCTGGCGCGACGTCAAGAACGCCATGCGGGAGAACCTGTCCAACGAGGTCTTCCGGCCCCACTACACCCCCAACACCGCGATCGCCCGCGCGAAGGTCGCCGAGCAACTCAAGATCATGGCCGCGGCGGGTGCGGCCGAAGACGGGTTCCGCAAGGAGCACGGCGGCAACGGCAACGTCGGAGCGGCCATCGCCCAGATCGAGATGCTCGCCATGAGCGATCTGTCGCTGATGGTCAAGGCCGGTGTGCAGTGGGGCCTGTTCGGCGGGGCCATCGAGAACCTGGGCACCGAGCGCCACCACCAGGCCTACGTGCGCCGCATCATCGACCTGGACCTGCTGGGCTGTTTCGCGATGACCGAGACCGGCCACGGCAGCGACGTGCAGTCCATCGAGACCACGGCCACCTACGATCCGGCGACGCAGGAGTTCGTGATCCACTCGCCCACGCCGACCGCACGCAAGGACTACATCGGCGGTGCAGCCGAGACCGCCCGCGTGGCAGCGGTATTCGCGCAGTTGATCACCCCCGACGGCATGAACCACGGCGTGCACTGCCTGGTGGTGCCCATCCGCGACGACGAGGGCAACGACCTTCCCGGAGTGACCACGTCGGACTGTCACTACAAGGGCGGACTGCCCGGTGTGGACAACGGCCGCATCGTGTTCGACCACGTGCGCGTTCCGCGTGAGAACCTGCTGAACCGTTACGCCGACGTCTCACCCGAGGGGGTCTACTCCTCACCGATCGAGAACCCGGGCCGTCGGTTCTTCACGATGCTGGGCACGCTGATCCGGGGCCGCGTCACCGTGGGCGGCAGCGCGGCCGCCGCGGCCCGCGTCGCACTGGACATCGCGACGCGATATGCGTTGCAGCGCACGCAGTTCAGCGCACCGGACGACGAACATGAAGTCGTCATCATGGATTACCTGGTGCATCAGCGCCGCCTGCTGCCGTTGATCGCGAAATCCTATGCGCTGCAGTTCGCCCAGAACGAGCTGGTGGCCAAATGCCACGAGCTGCAGACCTCCGACGATCCCGACCCCGAGGAGCAGCGCGAGCTTGAGGCACGCGCGGCGGGCCTCAAGGCCGCCAACACCTGGCACGCCAGCACCGCCATCCAGGAGGCCCGTGAAGCCTGCGGCGGCGCAGGGTATCTGGCCGAGAACCGGCTGATCGCGCTGCGCGCCGACACCGACGTGTTCACCACGTTCGAGGGCGACAACCATGTGCTGACCCAGCTGGTCGCCAAGGAACTGCTCACCGCGTACGCCGACGACATCAAGGGCATGAGCCCGGTCGAGTGGGTGCGCTTCGCGGCCAACTTCGCCGGCGAGCGCGTGCTCAAACGCACTGCGGCGCAGACCATCATCCAGACCATCCTCGACACGCGCCAGGACAACGAGGAAGAGGGCAGCCTGTTCAACCGCGGCACCCAGATCAAGATGTTCGAGGACCGCGAGGAGTACATGGTGGCCTCGGTCGCCCGCAGGTTGCAGGGCAAGGCCAAGGAGATGTCGGCGTTCGACGCGTTCAACGCGGTGCAGGACCACGTGCTGCACGCCGCGCAGGCCCACATCGACCGGGTGATCCTCGAAGCGTTCGTCGCGGGCATCGACGCGTGCGAGGACGAGGCCGCGCGCGAGCTGCTGGCCGACGTGTGCGACCTCTACGCGCTGTCGGTCATCGAGGAGGACAAGGCCTGGTTCATCGAGCACCGGTTCCTGTCGACCGAGCGCGCCAAGGCCGTCACGCGCGGCATCAACGAGCGCTGCCGCACGCTGCGACCGCACGCCGAGACACTCATCGACGGGTTCGGCATCCCCGAACAGCTGCGCTACGCGGCCATGCTCGACCCCGAAGAGCTTCTCAACGGCTAG
- a CDS encoding LppP/LprE family lipoprotein: MRLPRLSPGLSVVVVSLGFLAAGCGWGPSSAPPPPPDTCTAADGPDPMVVAQEIAKLPAPHGGSQWVQVRDGHTTDCRLHWVQVGLTDPQPNSVGQLLFFDRQTPLGTATPEPRPYINVVNNGEDTVTVNYQWQQGEDTPEAPTGIATVRFRIGDDGRLVAVDPLPSP; this comes from the coding sequence ATGCGGTTGCCCAGGTTGAGCCCCGGATTGAGTGTCGTGGTGGTGTCCCTCGGATTCCTGGCCGCGGGATGCGGATGGGGGCCGTCGTCGGCGCCGCCGCCACCGCCGGACACGTGCACGGCGGCCGACGGCCCCGACCCCATGGTGGTGGCACAGGAGATCGCCAAGCTGCCCGCGCCGCACGGCGGTTCGCAGTGGGTGCAGGTGCGCGACGGCCACACCACCGACTGCCGGTTGCACTGGGTACAGGTGGGGCTGACCGATCCACAGCCCAACAGCGTCGGGCAGTTGCTGTTCTTCGACCGGCAGACACCGCTGGGCACCGCGACGCCGGAGCCGCGGCCCTACATCAACGTGGTGAACAACGGTGAGGACACCGTCACGGTGAACTACCAGTGGCAGCAGGGCGAGGACACCCCCGAGGCCCCGACGGGGATCGCGACGGTGCGGTTCCGGATCGGGGACGACGGCCGGTTGGTGGCCGTCGATCCCCTTCCGTCCCCGTGA
- a CDS encoding adenylate/guanylate cyclase domain-containing protein yields the protein MAETSYASCGDLSLAYQLFGDGPIPLVFVGPFVGHVELFWTVPEFKSFFDQLASFCRVAIFDKAGTGLSDPVPKVRTLDDRAAEIEAVMDAVGFDDAVVLAMSEGGPASILFAANRPGRVRTLVAYGSFATMAGCRWEDLDGDPVDIRARSVAEMGDEYAPTVEQVIHFQEQARAVRGQWGSGAAVRCAMPSMGSMRQLGMFERLCASPGMARATFEAAFRIDVRPILPTIAAPTLVIHARDDPAVPVQCSRYLADHIPGARWLEVDGVDHAPWFTEADRVLTEIEEFVTGNHAAPHNSHRALRTVLFTDIVASTQHAASNGDERWRAVLQRFGEVTEELSGRFGGVVVKSTGDGHLSTFEGPTHAIRYAEALRSDAETLGIQIRAAIHTGECELLGDDIGGIAVHIAARILGQARAGEILVSRTVRDLVVGSGTSFADRGNVELRGVPGTWQLLAVGDGAGGGSPAASVEALLAAEPTPAARTATRRADRAVAAVAKRTPWALRGVVRLTMSATRR from the coding sequence GTGGCGGAGACGTCGTACGCCTCGTGCGGCGACCTGAGCCTGGCGTATCAGCTCTTCGGCGACGGGCCGATCCCGCTTGTGTTCGTGGGGCCCTTCGTGGGCCACGTCGAATTGTTCTGGACCGTGCCCGAGTTCAAGTCGTTCTTCGATCAGCTCGCCTCGTTCTGTCGCGTCGCGATCTTCGACAAGGCAGGCACCGGCCTGTCCGATCCCGTTCCGAAGGTGCGCACGCTCGACGACCGCGCGGCCGAGATCGAGGCGGTCATGGATGCCGTGGGTTTCGACGACGCCGTGGTGCTCGCCATGAGCGAGGGGGGTCCGGCCTCGATCCTGTTCGCGGCCAACCGGCCCGGGCGTGTGCGCACTCTGGTGGCGTACGGGTCGTTCGCGACGATGGCCGGCTGCCGGTGGGAGGACCTCGACGGTGACCCGGTGGACATCAGGGCGCGCAGCGTCGCGGAGATGGGCGACGAGTACGCGCCGACGGTCGAGCAGGTGATCCATTTCCAGGAGCAGGCCAGGGCCGTGCGCGGGCAGTGGGGCAGCGGGGCGGCTGTCCGGTGCGCGATGCCGTCGATGGGGTCGATGCGCCAACTGGGGATGTTCGAGCGCCTGTGTGCGAGCCCGGGTATGGCGCGCGCGACGTTCGAGGCCGCGTTCCGGATCGACGTGCGGCCCATCCTGCCCACGATCGCGGCGCCCACGCTCGTCATCCACGCGCGTGACGATCCGGCCGTTCCGGTGCAGTGCAGCCGTTACCTCGCAGACCACATCCCGGGCGCGCGCTGGCTCGAGGTCGACGGCGTCGACCATGCACCGTGGTTCACCGAAGCCGACCGCGTCCTCACCGAGATCGAGGAGTTTGTCACGGGAAACCATGCGGCGCCGCACAACTCACACCGCGCGCTGCGCACCGTGTTGTTCACCGACATCGTCGCGTCCACGCAGCACGCCGCGTCCAACGGCGACGAACGGTGGCGTGCGGTGCTGCAGCGGTTCGGTGAGGTCACCGAGGAACTGTCGGGCCGGTTCGGCGGAGTGGTGGTCAAGAGCACCGGAGACGGCCACCTGAGCACGTTCGAGGGGCCGACGCATGCCATCCGCTACGCGGAGGCGCTGCGGTCGGACGCGGAGACGCTGGGCATCCAGATCCGCGCGGCCATCCACACCGGTGAGTGCGAACTGCTCGGTGACGACATCGGGGGTATCGCGGTGCACATCGCCGCGCGCATCCTCGGCCAGGCCCGGGCGGGGGAGATCCTGGTGTCGCGCACGGTGCGCGATCTCGTGGTCGGATCGGGGACCAGCTTCGCCGACCGCGGCAACGTCGAGTTGCGGGGCGTGCCGGGGACGTGGCAACTGCTGGCGGTCGGAGACGGGGCAGGTGGTGGTTCGCCCGCGGCATCTGTCGAGGCGCTGCTGGCGGCCGAGCCGACGCCCGCGGCGCGGACCGCCACGCGCCGCGCCGATCGCGCGGTCGCGGCGGTCGCGAAGCGCACGCCGTGGGCGTTGCGCGGGGTGGTGCGGCTCACCATGAGCGCGACGCGGCGCTGA
- a CDS encoding DUF7155 family protein, whose protein sequence is MTFSTRTLSTRTRVAVGAFVVAAAAAPAFLAGVSAHDADVTAAPACLAWFGNKEDGKCLSYSNGTPVGGGIGPVTVGAPGSGNPGFTTGPLLPGTTINQGLG, encoded by the coding sequence GTGACCTTCAGCACGAGGACGTTGAGCACCAGAACCCGCGTCGCCGTCGGCGCGTTCGTCGTCGCCGCAGCCGCCGCTCCGGCGTTCCTCGCGGGCGTTTCCGCGCACGACGCCGACGTGACCGCCGCCCCGGCCTGCCTCGCGTGGTTCGGCAACAAGGAAGACGGCAAGTGCCTGTCCTACTCGAACGGCACGCCCGTCGGTGGCGGCATCGGCCCGGTCACGGTCGGCGCGCCCGGCAGCGGCAACCCCGGTTTCACCACGGGCCCGCTGCTGCCCGGCACGACCATCAACCAGGGTCTCGGCTAG